In Haloplanus rubicundus, one DNA window encodes the following:
- a CDS encoding CDP-2,3-bis-(O-geranylgeranyl)-sn-glycerol synthase → MIVSLVAGALWAMLPAYVPNNAAVLAGGGRPIDGGRTLGGRRLLGDGKTWRGTAVGTLVGVALAVALNALHPTVVAALGADLPTFPLRAAVGLALGAMLGDIGASFLKRRLGRQRGAAVPGLDQLDFVVGALALAALLAPAWTVATFSLPRLAVVVVATPLLHLTTNAGAYLLGLKAEPW, encoded by the coding sequence ATGATCGTCTCGCTCGTCGCGGGCGCGCTCTGGGCGATGCTGCCGGCGTACGTTCCGAACAACGCCGCCGTCCTCGCGGGGGGCGGACGCCCCATCGACGGCGGACGGACTCTCGGCGGCCGCCGACTGCTCGGCGACGGGAAGACGTGGCGCGGGACGGCCGTCGGAACGCTCGTCGGCGTCGCCCTCGCCGTCGCGCTCAACGCGCTCCACCCGACCGTCGTCGCTGCGCTGGGGGCCGACCTCCCCACCTTCCCGCTCCGGGCCGCCGTCGGCCTCGCACTCGGGGCGATGCTCGGCGACATCGGCGCCTCCTTCCTGAAACGCCGCCTCGGCCGCCAGCGCGGCGCGGCGGTCCCCGGGCTCGACCAGCTCGATTTCGTCGTCGGCGCGCTCGCGCTCGCGGCCCTCCTCGCGCCCGCGTGGACCGTCGCGACGTTCTCGCTCCCCCGACTCGCCGTCGTCGTCGTCGCCACGCCGCTCCTGCATCTGACGACCAACGCGGGGGCGTACCTGCTGGGGCTGAAGGCGGAGCCGTGGTAG
- a CDS encoding DUF502 domain-containing protein — translation MSSWRRDVASGLVVVVPVLVILFVVNWLYTKVAELPIVETLPPYYGVPVALVVFAMLVLSVGYLMRTTVGRLFETGLDSAMNRVPLIRVLYNASKLAVETALTGTDDLQKPVRLETWPGIRMTAFKTGQTTADGQEVLFMPTAPNITTGFVIEVDPDRIEETGESVEEALTRILSAGFAEDESGIDIAVEDLAESTDGDGSAD, via the coding sequence ATGTCCTCGTGGAGACGCGACGTGGCCAGCGGGCTGGTGGTCGTCGTGCCGGTTCTCGTCATCCTGTTCGTCGTCAACTGGCTCTACACGAAGGTCGCCGAACTCCCCATCGTCGAAACGCTCCCGCCCTACTACGGCGTCCCCGTGGCGCTCGTGGTGTTCGCCATGCTGGTGCTGTCGGTCGGCTACCTGATGCGGACGACGGTCGGGCGGCTGTTCGAGACGGGCCTCGACAGCGCGATGAACCGCGTCCCGCTCATTCGGGTCCTCTACAACGCCTCGAAACTCGCGGTCGAGACGGCGCTCACCGGCACCGACGACCTCCAGAAACCGGTGCGACTGGAGACGTGGCCGGGCATCCGTATGACGGCGTTCAAGACCGGACAGACCACCGCCGACGGGCAGGAGGTGCTGTTCATGCCCACCGCCCCGAACATCACGACCGGATTCGTCATCGAAGTCGACCCCGACCGGATCGAGGAGACCGGCGAGAGCGTCGAGGAGGCGCTGACGCGCATCCTCAGCGCCGGCTTCGCAGAGGATGAGTCCGGCATCGACATCGCGGTGGAGGACCTCGCGGAGTCGACCGACGGCGACGGATCGGCCGACTAA
- the pyrE gene encoding orotate phosphoribosyltransferase has translation MTNQELIGALRDADAVKFGEFELSHGGTSDYYVDKYLFETDPTCLSLIASAFADRLDDDETLAGVALGAVPLVAVTSAETGRPYVIARKQAKEYGTGNRIEGRLSEGERVVVLEDIATTGKSALDAVEALREAGAVVDRVLVVVDRQEGASELLAEHGIELESLLTADDLLADE, from the coding sequence ATGACGAACCAGGAACTCATCGGCGCGCTCCGCGACGCGGACGCCGTGAAGTTCGGCGAGTTCGAACTCTCCCACGGCGGCACGAGCGACTACTACGTCGACAAGTACCTCTTCGAGACCGATCCGACCTGCCTCTCCCTGATCGCGTCGGCTTTCGCGGACCGACTCGACGACGACGAGACGCTCGCGGGCGTCGCGCTCGGCGCCGTCCCGCTGGTCGCCGTCACGAGCGCCGAAACCGGCCGCCCGTACGTCATCGCGCGCAAGCAGGCCAAGGAGTACGGCACGGGCAACCGGATCGAAGGGCGACTATCGGAGGGCGAGCGCGTGGTCGTCCTCGAGGACATCGCCACGACAGGGAAGAGCGCGCTCGACGCCGTCGAGGCGCTGCGCGAGGCCGGTGCCGTCGTCGACCGCGTCCTCGTCGTCGTCGACCGACAGGAAGGCGCGAGCGAACTGCTGGCCGAGCACGGGATCGAACTCGAATCGCTGCTGACCGCGGACGACCTGCTGGCCGACGAGTAG